The Biomphalaria glabrata chromosome 1, xgBioGlab47.1, whole genome shotgun sequence sequence GTAGTGTGGCTATTATTCATATAGTATGCATTAGAATACAATTTGATGAACTAAAACTGATTGTCCTAAAGTTGATAGTTACTTCAGAGATCATAGATGTATAATTATTGATTCTCAGGATCTTTTTATACAGTAGTTGCATCCTACTCAGATAAGACCAAGACTGCTTTTATTGATCCTTGTGACGAaatgttaattagttattatttggcttgtttatttatgtctaggggaaattttattaattttatcccgctcacatataagattttgtacaggcacaccgcaactaacagtaagaacagaccaatattataagttcataaataaaaataatttaatgaatgaaagtttacaaaggaaagtgatgaaataaaattataattaagaaatgaaatgaaggtgctaatatctaaaataactgctcatcatggattgctgattattgagtgattggaggagaagaatgttcctatgtctgcaTCCTACTCAGATAAGACCAAGACTGCTTTTATTGATCCTTGTGACGAaatgttaattagttattatttggcttgtttatttatgtctaggggaaattttattaattttatcccgctcacatataagattttgtacaggcacaccgcaactaacagtaagaacagaccaatattataagttcataaataaaaataatttaatgaatgaaagtttacaaaggaaagtgatgaaataaaattataattaagaaatgaaatgaaggtgctaatatctaaaataactgctcatcatggattgctgattattgagtgattggaggagaagaatgttcctatgtctgctacttattttcttatctgCTAGCCcatgggtcgtcttctggcggtcgtaggactggcactcagaaggatgagtcatccggctctgtcttaggacgtcggctcgagATGTTCTCTTTGCTTTAGGCAaactggctctagggtgaggccgctgcctgtttagcagtagAGAGGGTTGGTGCTGTAGACTAAGTtggacgatctctcagctgtgatctctagctcgtagagagccgtgctaactcaacaccagtttatcttctgttgcgaaggttgctctgatctgtcggcattaggcaatagctattgggcagtggacagtttgggccgggtactgggcagatgatactgggcagtatagggcactgtggacactgggcaatatgttagggccaaggacagtaggcaatgccttcttgctaacaggtatgtaatgggggggggtatctggtgtggtctgctccggttacagctttctagggagatctggtagttgtagcaatcgtgtgtagtaaccaggggtagcaatcaggggtagcaatcaggggtagcaaccaggctggggataagacagacaattaggaacctcctaaaggcattgagtagggattcccatatgccttgcaatcattcagatgtaggcatttgtatcaatcccaataaggcatttaagacaatTATGTATAAAACTTCAAAGTACGTATACAACTCAATAACAAAGGATATAAGTAAGATAACCACAATAAATGTGCTATAgtacaatgtaggatgataGGGCCTACTTGTCAAGACTCATCCATTAAATATGATTACGACGATAAGTAATCAGTTACagtaaaatggggaatgagcatattatatactaaaggataagatgaaaataaaatattagggatATGGCTATAGTAATAAGGGTTTGATATAgttaatcaaaattacattcatccaaggaactataagttcacaagggtgggagacataatatgtatgagggatataatagaaatgtgaaatgattaatttcacatgggctctgtaagtttagagcactgCGATCTAAGTTCTTAGATAGCGGCATTAATAATACTATGTGAAGATATAGCAtcgacataaaatagtacaagatacatacataatcaagtcataatgtaatgacggggaacgtggttgtgtaccaatgtgtactcacacatccctataagataaaaatgagtatagtaaaatgtttacacttacccgtttgtccctaatgaaacctcacaactgaacttcctaacagaggagactgtacGAATCCTAGCGGGCCTTACTTAGAATGTTtgggtctctctctatatatagatgggacttttcgtttaacgggtggggaagaaagctagctgattttctcacatgtatcgaggtaccggagatgtcaggcgtcaggtcagatttatggtcaatattcgttgcctaccgtgagagtaaagtcttaagcgaatatgtatctgtccagcccgagtgcaatgctattcttagagcgatgtgtatcctgcggggggggggggggggggggataggtgtgaaaagttattaggccgcggCGTGTAGCGctgtccagcggtcaataattaaaagttagccctcgaggggctagttaatgttttacgtcgagattcgtcccgtgagaaacgtgcgaggggggataaatcctacaagaaattagttatgggtggacaagaaaataattgttttatgttaaaaattaaagtttctcacggtttgctgggaaaaactcaaatgaacttttgcatgcaagtttcgtatcgtcacaatccttattggaaatttgttgtgattacaaggacactttttttttcaatgaaataaaacaaaaagtcctTAAAAGAGAATAGACACAACACACGGAGAAGTCTTGATCTTTTTCACATTCTTAGTGAACAAGTAGCGCTTATACAATCAGGCAGAATAAGAAACTTGAAGGCTGGGTTCTTGCCTCAATGGACAGAAGTCTCCCACTTTGTGACAATTTGATGTAATTATGACGGAGTGGATTGTGATTTGTTGAAAAATTTCATTCAAATATGGGAGGATTAAGTATGTGTCGCAATACTTTGGTGATATGTTatcttgccaacaagttatggCATAAGTTAGCATATTTTTCATTGTCACATAGTAAAAATTAACCAAGATGTTCAGTTTGTGCAAGAAAAATAGCCACTGTGTGACTTTCTTTGCTAGGTTTTCAAGATGGCCTTCCTAGAAAGCCTGTTGTCTACAATGACACCCAGATATTTATGAAGTATTGATATAATGTTTATCTGGAATTGATGTATTATTTGCGTTTTCCTTCTCAAGTCTATAATAAATCTTAGAATTTGAATTTACAAACTAAATTATTAggagaacatttttaaaatagaactgacacaatataaaataattttaaaaatatttcttgtttaTAACAGCAAATGGTCTTGACACACACAGCATATGAACTGACACATGACTATCCTGCTCAATAACTATTATGTtccatataattatattaagatATTGTACTAATATTTCTGTTGATATCAATACCAAGTAAAATATGCCCTTATTACTCGATAGTTACTAAAACAAGACTCAAAGAACTCAAGCTGTAtgcttaacacaaaaaaaacaaaaacatattaattattaaacaaTAACGGAAATCTTATAActaaacaagataacaaagcaagtttgtgtttttattcAAACTTGTATGCGGCCcgtaattttgtaaaaatttaatacagGTCAGAAGCCAATTTTCGATATCATTAAGCATGATGAACATGAGGGTGAAAGTAGATTCCTATtgtcactttttattttttgagatATGAATATGTCACCATGTGTCATAGCAGTAAttgttaacaaaaacaaaaatcactgGAAACCTTCAAATACTGGTTTATCAAAACTAcaatcaataaacaaatttctatttttccatacaaaatatgcatttaaaaCTGAAATAGCCTACAATCACATTCATTGCAGGACCAGTAAAATAAGGCTTACAGTTGTGACACTGTATATGAGGTCCTGTTTGTCACTTGTCTGAATAAGGTCAGCAAGAACATTGTAGGGTttaacatgtagatctatttagaaAAACATACATTTCAGTTGTTGCTTTTTCTGACCACAAACAATATTACCAGTcctgtatttgtattttaaaaatgttcctaCATGTATACTTGTGCACACTTTTGTTAGATGATAAATagctttatattatatttttcttaaaaaaacaacaaatttattGATAAATGTTATTAAAAGGGAAAAATGTTCCTTATACCTCTTAGACCACTAATGAAtgctttagttttagtttagctttcttgaatttttttttcttttgtttcagtttcaattttatgtttttttaatcattggAATGATGTTGATTGTTATTCCCCTTGCATATGTTGACTTTTATGAATCAGAATTTGGTAGAGCCAAACGGAACCTAGGTGTATATTGTGGAGGCCTTACTATATTGTGTTATGCGTCACCATTGGCTACATTGGTAAGCTAAGAACATTTCTATTATAATTTGTGAAATTTCttaaatatttgttgttttgaCATTACGACTGCTTTATACacaagcttttttttgttttgtttctcagTCAGAAGTCCTGAAACAGAAATCTACACATTCTGTTTCATTTCCCTTATGTTTTGTGAATTTTGTAAGTGCAAGTCTTTGGACATTGTATGGAGCAATAATCAAAGACCGTGTACTAGTGGTATGTTCTTTAAATGCTATAGTTCTCAATGGACTGGTGatatgttattattaatttgtacATCATAGTCCAAAACATACTGGTGGTATGTTTATATGTAATATTCCAAAGTAAAGGTTTCACTGGTGCTCAGGGCttcactccttttttttttatatagaaattttgtttatatatagatacagTATGTAGAGGTGCATGTTGAACACCTATTGCTAATCATTTCAATTGTCTAAATATTAAGTTATCACAGTAAATATttctgataaaaaaacaacaagaagctTTCACTATTAATTCTTAACAAATAAAGCAATTTTTTGTAAAAAGCCCAGAGCCTGGCAGCATATGAGGTGCTATGACCACTCTTCTTTGTAGTGGATGTTGCCCAGGCCTGTGCAAGCATATCAACAGGtctgaaaaaaaagactaattcttgacctgtatggtgacatacaTGCACTATGAAAAACAGCAGGATTATCCAAGgattttgcaagagaggatttgaacctcccAAGACCTCATTGAAATGGAGGTTGATGATTGAAAACCAAGAATTTAAAGCACTCTATAAATTGCTTTTGgagacaactttttaaaaatttacattttgtgGGTCAATTCTAAGTCATTCACCTAGTCCTATCTGATGTTCAATTGATATCATCCATATTTGATAGTCCTTCTTGTGTTGCAATTTAAAACTTATAAAGGGTTATCAATCCATGATGTTTGCAGTGAAGGAAAGGTGATCaggagaaacaaaaagaatttgAGAAATACCTAAACAGTATTAACTGAATTCAAATTAACTAAGCAGGGTCTTCATGAAAACATAACATGTTCTAATTAGAACAAAGAAAATTTGTTGACACATATGTCACAGTTTCTGTATTTGGACATTCTAAAAGATTTTACTACTGTACATTTTTAGAGATAGgtttggttttaaaaagaaCAAGTTCATTCATTATTGTATTAATTACTTCTAATAAACATTCTTTCCTTTTTATTACCAAAATACAAGATGTCATTCATTATGGTCAGTTgtttgaaacacaaatgagtTTGATATTAATCTGAAGTGTAATAATGCACAGATAtacttaaattaaaaattgctttttttttctcttcagatTTCAAATGTTTTTGGTATATTTCTGGGCTTTATACAGTTTTACTTGTTCTACAAATTTGGCTGCAAGAACACAAAACCAACACATGTATTAGAAACACCTTAATCTATTCTCTATTGTACATATGGGAATCTCTTATTAAAACAATCAGCCAACAATATGTTCATTTGTCTATTTCAagaatgtatatgtgtgtatttttttgtaagCTGAATGTCACTCAGTTTAGTCAATAGACCTGacatatatttcaataattaaaaactaaatagtACCACCCCAAAGAAGACCAAATTAGTTTAATAAGCCTATTgcatttgtaaacatttatttaataaattcctaataaaagataaaacaaaagGTTATTGTACAAGTAAttgatcaaaacatttttataaatgaaCAAATTAGTCTTTGGTTTGATGACTGTCATAGTTGCATAGCATCTGTAAGGTACCTAATGATAAAGATGTGTTAGGGGTAGCATCAAAAATGACCTTGTCATCAGTTTCAGTTTCTTCTAATGGTTGCAAGTCAATACTCAGATCcaaatcttttgtagaaaattGTACTAaatagggaagaaaaaaaaaacttgtgtaTCAGCATATAAAAATACTATAAAactatctatatttttaaagtaaataattaatataaagaaaaaatagacaAGTATAGAACAATATGTGCTACCTGATGAGCAGGCTGTATTTGGGACTCTGTTGTCTTGGTCTATGTCTGGCTCTGGTACATCCAAAGGTAGCAAGTCAATCATCAAGTCCAAATCTTGTTCAGAAAATTCTGGCAGTGCAACTTGTTAGGTCAGAACAAAAAAGATTAAAGAAACATTAGCATGCCAATAGCTGTGAATtagttttctatttaaataagAGATCCCCCAATATGCCTAAGatgcatttattttctttttaaacaaacatagttAATTATTATATCTTAAAttgtttgtcaaaaaaaaaatcacaatatttgaccataataaaaataatttcttgttttttttttcttcacccaTTTAAGTTGTAAGTCCTTAAGCAATGAGATTCTTGTCTCTATTTAGTACTTGACATATTGAAAagtcatattttttattatgttacAGAACTaattattgaaaaacaaaattttacccGAGCCAATGgatgaaacaaataatttttatgaATACTGGTATGGCTAAATATTTTAACGATGCTAAACTATTTCTACAGTTATttcttaagaaaaataaaaaaatgtatgcatttATATTAGACATCTATTTTGCCAGCTCTGAAATAAATTAGGTTAGTTTCATGTGTAGTGTCACTTGCAATGTATCAAGACCTTAAATTCTATCAATTAGTCCTTTTTATTACTTTGAACAAGtataaagaaaaatactgaTAACTGTGAAAGACAATTATTAAAATTGTGAGCCAGATATAGTGAGATTTTTTCCTTTATAATGATTGCTTATTTGTCTAAGccaaatattattgtaaacaaCCTTCAGGAAAAAGGACAGGTGTGTTGACTAATTTATCCATGAGTGCATCATCATTGTCACTCTCTGGTTCACTATCTGGTATTGTTCCAAATAAACATGGTGGTCTCCATGTCAACAGTTTATCCACATATGAGCTAAGTCGCTGACTTTTGGGGAAAATTGATTCCTCTGTagacaaaaatacaaaactaaGCTTAAATCccttaatgtgaaaaaaataataactaggACAATACAAACGgttacaatttgtttttttaagtattgaacacatttgaagTTGTTGAAGTTAAAGGACaataaatctttttgttttgaaaccTTCCAAGATTTGACATTGTAGTTGTGGTACAAGCAGTGCCTTAAGTAAGTGAGTAAAGGAGCAATGGTAAGTTACTGTCAATATGTAGATGAATAATACCTTCATCATCACTGGTAGATGCTGGTGGTTGAGGAGTGATTGTATGCTTCTTCTTAGGTTTGACATCAACATTCACTGAAGTACTATTTTCTTTTGAGTTCTTTAGTACTTTTGTCTGAAGCTTACATTAATATTGAAATTGAGCATAAGTATTATTTGCAAGTGGGTAAAAGAACAAACAAGCTACTAAACTTTAAAATGTACTATTTAAGTAGACTATCATAAGTAAAATAGAATAACACTTAAAAGACACTGAtgctcaagttttttttttttcatttacttgAGAACAAAAATTTGTATCACCTTAGGTGTCTTCTTGGCTTCTATTTTCTTAATGCTAGTGCCTTGAGGAATATTTTCTACACCAGATGAAACTTTTGGGTGTGCTTTAAGTGGATACAAATGTGACTCCTTGGTAAAACTATTCAATACGCCAAGAGAGACTCGAGAATCATGATTGACATCAATTAAAGCTTTTCGGGGTGTTGGTTGGACATGAATTCCtttgttttctgtaaaaaagcaataaagtaaacattttttaaaatattttaattagtaatgtgcctaaaaattaaatataatatgcTAATTTCTTGGgaaaataaatttctttgttGTTAAATTAGTATAGGAAATAATAATGCAACAATCTTAGTATCTTTTTTGTGACCCCCTCCTTTCTCAACATCAATTGTTCTCAtactcaaatatttttttttatttcctagtcAAACCTCTTACAATGCTCTAAGTCTGACAGCAGAAAGTGTTGTCAGTGGGTGTCAGCTGGCAGTGAAAGAAAAAAGCCTCCCCCCTCCCAACATAGTTATATTATAGAGCAGTTCCAACTGAAACTGAAGAACCATTGCAAAAGGCCCTATCAACACACTGACCCTTGATCAGTGGCTGAACTTAAAGATGCTACAATTGAAATTGCAGAAGAAACCTTCACACAAGAGCAATGAAGActagacagaacatggaaactGATTGATGTAAATGGATGCAAAATATAGATAAGATCAGACATCACAAGGTCAAGTTGTTAAACAGGACTGGTTTGAACAGACAAGCCAAGAGACACAGTAGTGGCTTACATCTGACAAAGAAAAACATGGAAAACCATTATtactaacaaaagaaaaaacaagacATAATGTTGGTAGAACACTTTAAAGACACCCTCAACCAACCACCCTCTTACTGATCTTCACATTGGAAGACTCTTGAGGTCAGATCAAAAGAGCAGAGAGTTTCAAAGAGGCAAATCAAGTCCtattaaataattgaaaaagaATGGAATACCAACAAAGGCCAATGATCAGgtgttttttgttgatttaaaaaaacacattcatCATGAATGATTCTGGTAATACAGAGGAAATATGGCATTCCTCAACAATAGGTCCAGACCCTACAGCAAATTTCAGATGCTGCATCAGAACAGACATAGGAACAATGCTAGTATCATGAATCAACCAGATAAGAGAGGCAAAGAGCAACACTGGTGACAGATCACTGTCCAAAGGTTTAAGAAAATGACATCCCACTCCCACAGAGGGAAAATTAACAATATACCTAGCTTCTATTGCAATAAGCACTGATAGCCTTAGTTTGGCTGTCAAATAAATTACCATTTGATCTGTCCCTTAAATAACcttataaaatagatctatgaTATATATCACAATATATAAGTGGCAAcatttaaagcaattttttaatAGGATTTTCAATTTTCCATTTTATATGATGTTTCCTTGTATCACTGTCACAACTATTATCTcttaattattatcattacactttctctaaaaaaatattttttctgtccacataacataaaaagttataaaagttAGGTCAATAATTACTGAAATGatctttttgaaataaaatgagtTGCCACACAGctcaaatttaaatgtaaaatttcagcttgataggatttaatgaaaaattgttgaaataaactatttacatttttttttactatgaacATGTGAGCTAATATTaggaaggggaaaaaaattaaggaGTGTAGGAATTGAAGTATCTACTAGTATATTAACAGTAGCAGGGGCTATCCAGTTTAGGATACCCTCCATCCGACTCACCACAGAAAGTTAGGACTAAGTccttttctatatatatatatatatttatacatagcGTAAAACTTTCTATTAGAATTAAATTTGCCTACAAAACCATTTCAATATTTATCAAACTTACTTGAACCAATAGATTTTAAGTTTATTCCTTTTGACACTCCTacattttctttatcattatgAACAGCAAAGCTTAAAGCAGACATGATTGGAGCCtgaaacagagaaaaaaattacatgcttgtatcataaaattaaatgtaatagaaATTATTagttcatatagatctagacctcttATAGTTTTATATTGACACAACCTAGTATTATAATGGTCCTATAAACTTTAATAAACTCAAAGGTTCTATTTAAAGACTGAGTCATATTTTAGCCTATTAAATTAGGGCAATAGGGCCTCTACAGCGAGACTTTTAGAGGTCATAGTTTTATCAATCCTAATAATAGACATCAAACACAATATTATTACTTATATTACTATTAATTGATTGCATTAGGTTAGGCACTTCTGTACTGTGTTCACTAACTAAACTAATAAGGCTAAGACAGTTTGATAGGTCAGTCAGCCTGGTCACCCAGTGTGATAAGCAAAGatggtagatctagatatgtttTCCTTAGACAACCTATTCCACCTCtctgtatttttataaatggttagggcttgccttgttatgttggatgcaggcttgcgaagggtgtgacctatccatcttcagcgtctctgaaggatatctacttcaatgggctgctgttttgttctttgccacagttccttgttcgagatcttgtctggccagcagATCATAAGAATCTccctcaggcaggtattgatgaatacctggattttttcatggtggtgatgg is a genomic window containing:
- the LOC106067826 gene encoding uncharacterized protein LOC106067826 isoform X2; this encodes MSALSFAVHNDKENVGVSKGINLKSIGSKNKGIHVQPTPRKALIDVNHDSRVSLGVLNSFTKESHLYPLKAHPKVSSGVENIPQGTSIKKIEAKKTPKTKVLKNSKENSTSVNVDVKPKKKHTITPQPPASTSDDEEESIFPKSQRLSSYVDKLLTWRPPCLFGTIPDSEPESDNDDALMDKLVNTPVLFPEVALPEFSEQDLDLMIDLLPLDVPEPDIDQDNRVPNTACSSVQFSTKDLDLSIDLQPLEETETDDKVIFDATPNTSLSLGTLQMLCNYDSHQTKD
- the LOC106067826 gene encoding uncharacterized protein LOC106067826 isoform X1, with the protein product MSALSFAVHNDKENVGVSKGINLKSIGSKNKGIHVQPTPRKALIDVNHDSRVSLGVLNSFTKESHLYPLKAHPKVSSGVENIPQGTSIKKIEAKKTPKLQTKVLKNSKENSTSVNVDVKPKKKHTITPQPPASTSDDEEESIFPKSQRLSSYVDKLLTWRPPCLFGTIPDSEPESDNDDALMDKLVNTPVLFPEVALPEFSEQDLDLMIDLLPLDVPEPDIDQDNRVPNTACSSVQFSTKDLDLSIDLQPLEETETDDKVIFDATPNTSLSLGTLQMLCNYDSHQTKD
- the LOC106067827 gene encoding sugar transporter SWEET1-like is translated as MSWVDILSIAATVTSFIVQFIGIKICFEIISKGNTGDISSIPFIAFFISTAIWLKYGLMTELTNVILTSALGTLLQLIYIYVYYLYCTKKFQFYVFLIIGMMLIVIPLAYVDFYESEFGRAKRNLGVYCGGLTILCYASPLATLSEVLKQKSTHSVSFPLCFVNFVSASLWTLYGAIIKDRVLVISNVFGIFLGFIQFYLFYKFGCKNTKPTHVLETP